From the genome of Denticeps clupeoides chromosome 4, fDenClu1.1, whole genome shotgun sequence, one region includes:
- the osbp gene encoding oxysterol-binding protein 1 isoform X3 has translation MSEPKAPAPAPGDTYKGWLFKWTNYIKGYQRRWFVLSNGLLSYYRTQAEMGHTCRGTINLATANIAVEDSCNFVISNGGAQTYHLKASSEVERQRWITALELAKAKAVRMQAESDDSGDDCPTSPTASGQGGTSRNSEVQSTLRTLGSKVEDLSTCNDLIAKHGSALQRSLSELEGVKLGGETGDKIRQVTERATLFRITSNAMINACRDFLALAQAHSKRWQKALQAEREQRVRLEETLEQLAKQHNHLERAFRGATVLPSSQSKPAADSKGSGSGKGDVSDEDDENEFFDAMEDVQEFITVPADPKYHRRSGSNVSGISSEIGMDDQSLDEQSLASNPESPQPQELEPVKKRRTRIPDKPNYSLNLWSIMKNCIGKELSKIPMPVNFNEPISMLQRLSEDLEYSELLDKAAKCQSSLEQLCYVAAFTVSSYSTTVHRTGKPFNPLLGETFELDRIQESGYRSLCEQVSHHPPAAAHHVISERGWTLRQEIALASKFRGKYLSIMPLGTIHCIFEKSNNHYTWKKVTTTVHNIIVGKLWIDQSGEIDVVNHKTGDRCHLKFAPYSYFSRDVARKVTGVVTDKEGKAHYVLSGTWDEKMEFSRVMQSSRGGENGTEGRQKTVYQTLKARELWRKNPLPEGAETMYYFSSLALTLNESEDGVAPTDSRLRPDQRLMEQGRWEEANAEKQRLEEKQRSVRREREREAARTTNPTEEAVIEDSINDSPLKSTHQDNYKPLWFERCDDPVSGEATFTYSGGYWEAKDQCSWEQCPDIF, from the exons ATGTCGGAGCCCAAGGCGCCTGCTCCTGCACCCGGAGATACGTACAAAGGCtggcttttcaaatggaccaattACATCAAGGGTTACCAGCGACGATGGTTCGTCCTGAGCAACGGCCTGCTCTCCTATTACAG GACCCAGGCAGAGATGGGTCACACATGCCGGGGCACCATTAACCTGGCTACAGCAAACATTGCTGTGGAGGACTCCTGCAATTTTGTCATCTCTAATGGTGGGGCACAGACTTACCACTTAAAGGCAAGTTCTGAGGTGGAGCGCCAGCGATGGATCACTGCCTTGGAGTTGGCTAAAGCCAAGGCTGTCCGTATGCAGGCTGAATCAG ATGACTCTGGAGATGATTGCCCTACATCACCAACTGCCTCAGGTCAAGGGGGAACTTCTCGCAACTCAGAGGTGCAGTCTACATTGCGTACCCTTGGAAGCAAGGTGGAGGATCTAAGCACCTGCAATGACCTTATCGCTAAACATGGTTCTGCAttgcagag ATCTTTGTCTGAGTTGGAGGGTGTGAAACTAGGTGGAGAGACCGGTGATAAGATAAGACAGGTGACCGAGAGGGCCACTCTCTTCCGGATCACCTCCAATGCCATGATTAAT GCTTGTAGGGACTTTCTGGCTCTGGCCCAGGCCCACAGCAAACGCTGGCAGAAGGCCTTACAGGCAGAGCGTGAGCAGCGGGTACGGCTGGAAGAGACACTTGAGCAGCTGGCTAAGCAGCACAACCACCTAGAGAGAGCCTTTAGGGGCGCAACAGTATTGCCTTCATCACAGAGCAAACCTGCTGCAGACAGCAAAG GCTCTGGTTCAGGAAAGGGTGATGTtagtgatgaagatgatgaaaatGAGTTCTTTGATGCAATGGAGGATGTACAAGAATTCATCACAGTCCCTGCAGACCCCAAGTATCACAG GAGATCGGGCAGTAATGTTAGTGGGATCAGCAGTGAGATTGGAATGGACGACCAGTCG CTAGATGAGCAGTCTCTGGCATCCAATCCAGAGTCTCCACAGCCACAGGAGCTAGAGCCTGTCAAGAAGAGGAGAACACGTATTCCTGATAAACCAAACTACTCCCTCAACTTGTGGAGTATAATGAAGAACTGCATTGGCAAGGAGCTCTCCAAAATACCAATGCCT GTGAATTTCAATGAGCCCATCTCCATGCTACAGCGCCTGTCTGAAGATCTTGAGTACTCAGAGTTGCTTGATAAGGCAGCTAAGTGTCAGAGCTCTCTGGAGCAGCTGTGCTATGTAGCGGCATTCACAGTCTCCTCTTACTCTACCACTGTGCACCGTACAGGCAAGCCCTTCAACCCACTTCTAGGGGAGACCTTTGAGCTGGACAGAATACAGGAGAGTGGCTACCGGTCTCTGTGTGAACAG GTTAGTCATCACCCTCCCGCAGCAGCTCATCATGTCATCTCAGAGCGTGGCTGGACTCTTAGGCAAGAAATTGCCCTTGCCAGCAAATTTAGGGGAAAATACCTTTCTATCATGCCACTTG GCACTATTCACTGTATCTTTGAGAAAAGCAACAACCATTACACATGGAAGAAGGTGACCACCACTGTGCACAACATCATCGTTGGCAAGCTGTGGATAGATCAG tcAGGAGAGATTGATGTGGTCAATCACAAAACAGGTGATCGCTGTCACCTCAAATTTGCACCCTATAGCTACTTCTCCAGGGATGTGGCAAGAAAG GTAACTGGTGTCGTAACAGATAAAGAAGGGAAGGCTCACTATGTTCTGTCTGGTACATGGGACGAGAAGATGGAGTTTTCGAGAGTAATGCAAAGCAGTCGAGGAGGAGAGAATGGTACAGAGGGTAGACAGAAAACTGTCTACCAAACCCTAAAAGCCAGAGAACTCTGGAGGAAGAACCCTTtgcc GGAAGGGGCTGAGACCATGTATTACTTCTCATCACTGGCACTGACTCTGAATGAGTCTGAAGATGGTGTGGCACCAACAGACAGTCGACTGCGCCCTGACCAGCGTCTGATGGAGCAGGGCCGCTGGGAGGAGGCAAATGCTGAAAAGCAGAGACTAGAGGAGAAGCAGCGTAGCGTCCGACgcgagagagaaagggaggctGCACGCACCACCAACCCCACAGAGGAGG CTGTCATTGAGGATTCCATTAATGACTCGCCTCTAAAAA GCACCCATCAAGACAACTACAAGCCCCTGTGGTTTGAGCGATGTGATGATCCAGTCTCGGGAGAGGCCACATTTACCTATAGTGGAGGCTACTGGGAGGCCAAGGACCAGTGCAGCTGGGAGCAATGCCCTGACATCTTCTGA
- the osbp gene encoding oxysterol-binding protein 1 isoform X1 — MSEPKAPAPAPGDTYKGWLFKWTNYIKGYQRRWFVLSNGLLSYYRTQAEMGHTCRGTINLATANIAVEDSCNFVISNGGAQTYHLKASSEVERQRWITALELAKAKAVRMQAESDDSGDDCPTSPTASGQGGTSRNSEVQSTLRTLGSKVEDLSTCNDLIAKHGSALQRSLSELEGVKLGGETGDKIRQVTERATLFRITSNAMINACRDFLALAQAHSKRWQKALQAEREQRVRLEETLEQLAKQHNHLERAFRGATVLPSSQSKPAADSKGSGSGKGDVSDEDDENEFFDAMEDVQEFITVPADPKYHRRSGSNVSGISSEIGMDDQSLDEQSLASNPESPQPQELEPVKKRRTRIPDKPNYSLNLWSIMKNCIGKELSKIPMPVNFNEPISMLQRLSEDLEYSELLDKAAKCQSSLEQLCYVAAFTVSSYSTTVHRTGKPFNPLLGETFELDRIQESGYRSLCEQVSHHPPAAAHHVISERGWTLRQEIALASKFRGKYLSIMPLGTIHCIFEKSNNHYTWKKVTTTVHNIIVGKLWIDQSGEIDVVNHKTGDRCHLKFAPYSYFSRDVARKVTGVVTDKEGKAHYVLSGTWDEKMEFSRVMQSSRGGENGTEGRQKTVYQTLKARELWRKNPLPEGAETMYYFSSLALTLNESEDGVAPTDSRLRPDQRLMEQGRWEEANAEKQRLEEKQRSVRREREREAARTTNPTEEAVIEDSINDSPLKNETDEVTGENVGIPSKTDADETTSSDISLSTETLPGPPSFPMNDMEGSHGAPVKSTHQDNYKPLWFERCDDPVSGEATFTYSGGYWEAKDQCSWEQCPDIF; from the exons ATGTCGGAGCCCAAGGCGCCTGCTCCTGCACCCGGAGATACGTACAAAGGCtggcttttcaaatggaccaattACATCAAGGGTTACCAGCGACGATGGTTCGTCCTGAGCAACGGCCTGCTCTCCTATTACAG GACCCAGGCAGAGATGGGTCACACATGCCGGGGCACCATTAACCTGGCTACAGCAAACATTGCTGTGGAGGACTCCTGCAATTTTGTCATCTCTAATGGTGGGGCACAGACTTACCACTTAAAGGCAAGTTCTGAGGTGGAGCGCCAGCGATGGATCACTGCCTTGGAGTTGGCTAAAGCCAAGGCTGTCCGTATGCAGGCTGAATCAG ATGACTCTGGAGATGATTGCCCTACATCACCAACTGCCTCAGGTCAAGGGGGAACTTCTCGCAACTCAGAGGTGCAGTCTACATTGCGTACCCTTGGAAGCAAGGTGGAGGATCTAAGCACCTGCAATGACCTTATCGCTAAACATGGTTCTGCAttgcagag ATCTTTGTCTGAGTTGGAGGGTGTGAAACTAGGTGGAGAGACCGGTGATAAGATAAGACAGGTGACCGAGAGGGCCACTCTCTTCCGGATCACCTCCAATGCCATGATTAAT GCTTGTAGGGACTTTCTGGCTCTGGCCCAGGCCCACAGCAAACGCTGGCAGAAGGCCTTACAGGCAGAGCGTGAGCAGCGGGTACGGCTGGAAGAGACACTTGAGCAGCTGGCTAAGCAGCACAACCACCTAGAGAGAGCCTTTAGGGGCGCAACAGTATTGCCTTCATCACAGAGCAAACCTGCTGCAGACAGCAAAG GCTCTGGTTCAGGAAAGGGTGATGTtagtgatgaagatgatgaaaatGAGTTCTTTGATGCAATGGAGGATGTACAAGAATTCATCACAGTCCCTGCAGACCCCAAGTATCACAG GAGATCGGGCAGTAATGTTAGTGGGATCAGCAGTGAGATTGGAATGGACGACCAGTCG CTAGATGAGCAGTCTCTGGCATCCAATCCAGAGTCTCCACAGCCACAGGAGCTAGAGCCTGTCAAGAAGAGGAGAACACGTATTCCTGATAAACCAAACTACTCCCTCAACTTGTGGAGTATAATGAAGAACTGCATTGGCAAGGAGCTCTCCAAAATACCAATGCCT GTGAATTTCAATGAGCCCATCTCCATGCTACAGCGCCTGTCTGAAGATCTTGAGTACTCAGAGTTGCTTGATAAGGCAGCTAAGTGTCAGAGCTCTCTGGAGCAGCTGTGCTATGTAGCGGCATTCACAGTCTCCTCTTACTCTACCACTGTGCACCGTACAGGCAAGCCCTTCAACCCACTTCTAGGGGAGACCTTTGAGCTGGACAGAATACAGGAGAGTGGCTACCGGTCTCTGTGTGAACAG GTTAGTCATCACCCTCCCGCAGCAGCTCATCATGTCATCTCAGAGCGTGGCTGGACTCTTAGGCAAGAAATTGCCCTTGCCAGCAAATTTAGGGGAAAATACCTTTCTATCATGCCACTTG GCACTATTCACTGTATCTTTGAGAAAAGCAACAACCATTACACATGGAAGAAGGTGACCACCACTGTGCACAACATCATCGTTGGCAAGCTGTGGATAGATCAG tcAGGAGAGATTGATGTGGTCAATCACAAAACAGGTGATCGCTGTCACCTCAAATTTGCACCCTATAGCTACTTCTCCAGGGATGTGGCAAGAAAG GTAACTGGTGTCGTAACAGATAAAGAAGGGAAGGCTCACTATGTTCTGTCTGGTACATGGGACGAGAAGATGGAGTTTTCGAGAGTAATGCAAAGCAGTCGAGGAGGAGAGAATGGTACAGAGGGTAGACAGAAAACTGTCTACCAAACCCTAAAAGCCAGAGAACTCTGGAGGAAGAACCCTTtgcc GGAAGGGGCTGAGACCATGTATTACTTCTCATCACTGGCACTGACTCTGAATGAGTCTGAAGATGGTGTGGCACCAACAGACAGTCGACTGCGCCCTGACCAGCGTCTGATGGAGCAGGGCCGCTGGGAGGAGGCAAATGCTGAAAAGCAGAGACTAGAGGAGAAGCAGCGTAGCGTCCGACgcgagagagaaagggaggctGCACGCACCACCAACCCCACAGAGGAGG CTGTCATTGAGGATTCCATTAATGACTCGCCTCTAAAAA ATGAGACAGATGAGGTTACTGGTGAAAACGTTGGGATACCAAGCAAAA CTGATGCAGATGAAACCACATCTTCTGACATCTCTCTCTCAA CTGAAACACTGCCTGGTCCACCATCATTTCCAA TGAATGACATGGAAGGGTCTCATGGAGCTCCGGTCAAAA GCACCCATCAAGACAACTACAAGCCCCTGTGGTTTGAGCGATGTGATGATCCAGTCTCGGGAGAGGCCACATTTACCTATAGTGGAGGCTACTGGGAGGCCAAGGACCAGTGCAGCTGGGAGCAATGCCCTGACATCTTCTGA
- the osbp gene encoding oxysterol-binding protein 1 isoform X4: protein MSEPKAPAPAPGDTYKGWLFKWTNYIKGYQRRWFVLSNGLLSYYRTQAEMGHTCRGTINLATANIAVEDSCNFVISNGGAQTYHLKASSEVERQRWITALELAKAKAVRMQAESDDSGDDCPTSPTASGQGGTSRNSEVQSTLRTLGSKVEDLSTCNDLIAKHGSALQRSLSELEGVKLGGETGDKIRQVTERATLFRITSNAMINACRDFLALAQAHSKRWQKALQAEREQRVRLEETLEQLAKQHNHLERAFRGATVLPSSQSKPAADSKGSGSGKGDVSDEDDENEFFDAMEDVQEFITVPADPKYHRRSGSNVSGISSEIGMDDQSLDEQSLASNPESPQPQELEPVKKRRTRIPDKPNYSLNLWSIMKNCIGKELSKIPMPVNFNEPISMLQRLSEDLEYSELLDKAAKCQSSLEQLCYVAAFTVSSYSTTVHRTGKPFNPLLGETFELDRIQESGYRSLCEQVSHHPPAAAHHVISERGWTLRQEIALASKFRGKYLSIMPLGTIHCIFEKSNNHYTWKKVTTTVHNIIVGKLWIDQSGEIDVVNHKTGDRCHLKFAPYSYFSRDVARKVTGVVTDKEGKAHYVLSGTWDEKMEFSRVMQSSRGGENGTEGRQKTVYQTLKARELWRKNPLPEGAETMYYFSSLALTLNESEDGVAPTDSRLRPDQRLMEQGRWEEANAEKQRLEEKQRSVRREREREAARTTNPTEEGTHQDNYKPLWFERCDDPVSGEATFTYSGGYWEAKDQCSWEQCPDIF, encoded by the exons ATGTCGGAGCCCAAGGCGCCTGCTCCTGCACCCGGAGATACGTACAAAGGCtggcttttcaaatggaccaattACATCAAGGGTTACCAGCGACGATGGTTCGTCCTGAGCAACGGCCTGCTCTCCTATTACAG GACCCAGGCAGAGATGGGTCACACATGCCGGGGCACCATTAACCTGGCTACAGCAAACATTGCTGTGGAGGACTCCTGCAATTTTGTCATCTCTAATGGTGGGGCACAGACTTACCACTTAAAGGCAAGTTCTGAGGTGGAGCGCCAGCGATGGATCACTGCCTTGGAGTTGGCTAAAGCCAAGGCTGTCCGTATGCAGGCTGAATCAG ATGACTCTGGAGATGATTGCCCTACATCACCAACTGCCTCAGGTCAAGGGGGAACTTCTCGCAACTCAGAGGTGCAGTCTACATTGCGTACCCTTGGAAGCAAGGTGGAGGATCTAAGCACCTGCAATGACCTTATCGCTAAACATGGTTCTGCAttgcagag ATCTTTGTCTGAGTTGGAGGGTGTGAAACTAGGTGGAGAGACCGGTGATAAGATAAGACAGGTGACCGAGAGGGCCACTCTCTTCCGGATCACCTCCAATGCCATGATTAAT GCTTGTAGGGACTTTCTGGCTCTGGCCCAGGCCCACAGCAAACGCTGGCAGAAGGCCTTACAGGCAGAGCGTGAGCAGCGGGTACGGCTGGAAGAGACACTTGAGCAGCTGGCTAAGCAGCACAACCACCTAGAGAGAGCCTTTAGGGGCGCAACAGTATTGCCTTCATCACAGAGCAAACCTGCTGCAGACAGCAAAG GCTCTGGTTCAGGAAAGGGTGATGTtagtgatgaagatgatgaaaatGAGTTCTTTGATGCAATGGAGGATGTACAAGAATTCATCACAGTCCCTGCAGACCCCAAGTATCACAG GAGATCGGGCAGTAATGTTAGTGGGATCAGCAGTGAGATTGGAATGGACGACCAGTCG CTAGATGAGCAGTCTCTGGCATCCAATCCAGAGTCTCCACAGCCACAGGAGCTAGAGCCTGTCAAGAAGAGGAGAACACGTATTCCTGATAAACCAAACTACTCCCTCAACTTGTGGAGTATAATGAAGAACTGCATTGGCAAGGAGCTCTCCAAAATACCAATGCCT GTGAATTTCAATGAGCCCATCTCCATGCTACAGCGCCTGTCTGAAGATCTTGAGTACTCAGAGTTGCTTGATAAGGCAGCTAAGTGTCAGAGCTCTCTGGAGCAGCTGTGCTATGTAGCGGCATTCACAGTCTCCTCTTACTCTACCACTGTGCACCGTACAGGCAAGCCCTTCAACCCACTTCTAGGGGAGACCTTTGAGCTGGACAGAATACAGGAGAGTGGCTACCGGTCTCTGTGTGAACAG GTTAGTCATCACCCTCCCGCAGCAGCTCATCATGTCATCTCAGAGCGTGGCTGGACTCTTAGGCAAGAAATTGCCCTTGCCAGCAAATTTAGGGGAAAATACCTTTCTATCATGCCACTTG GCACTATTCACTGTATCTTTGAGAAAAGCAACAACCATTACACATGGAAGAAGGTGACCACCACTGTGCACAACATCATCGTTGGCAAGCTGTGGATAGATCAG tcAGGAGAGATTGATGTGGTCAATCACAAAACAGGTGATCGCTGTCACCTCAAATTTGCACCCTATAGCTACTTCTCCAGGGATGTGGCAAGAAAG GTAACTGGTGTCGTAACAGATAAAGAAGGGAAGGCTCACTATGTTCTGTCTGGTACATGGGACGAGAAGATGGAGTTTTCGAGAGTAATGCAAAGCAGTCGAGGAGGAGAGAATGGTACAGAGGGTAGACAGAAAACTGTCTACCAAACCCTAAAAGCCAGAGAACTCTGGAGGAAGAACCCTTtgcc GGAAGGGGCTGAGACCATGTATTACTTCTCATCACTGGCACTGACTCTGAATGAGTCTGAAGATGGTGTGGCACCAACAGACAGTCGACTGCGCCCTGACCAGCGTCTGATGGAGCAGGGCCGCTGGGAGGAGGCAAATGCTGAAAAGCAGAGACTAGAGGAGAAGCAGCGTAGCGTCCGACgcgagagagaaagggaggctGCACGCACCACCAACCCCACAGAGGAGG GCACCCATCAAGACAACTACAAGCCCCTGTGGTTTGAGCGATGTGATGATCCAGTCTCGGGAGAGGCCACATTTACCTATAGTGGAGGCTACTGGGAGGCCAAGGACCAGTGCAGCTGGGAGCAATGCCCTGACATCTTCTGA
- the osbp gene encoding oxysterol-binding protein 1 isoform X2, whose product MSEPKAPAPAPGDTYKGWLFKWTNYIKGYQRRWFVLSNGLLSYYRTQAEMGHTCRGTINLATANIAVEDSCNFVISNGGAQTYHLKASSEVERQRWITALELAKAKAVRMQAESDDSGDDCPTSPTASGQGGTSRNSEVQSTLRTLGSKVEDLSTCNDLIAKHGSALQRSLSELEGVKLGGETGDKIRQVTERATLFRITSNAMINACRDFLALAQAHSKRWQKALQAEREQRVRLEETLEQLAKQHNHLERAFRGATVLPSSQSKPAADSKGSGSGKGDVSDEDDENEFFDAMEDVQEFITVPADPKYHRSGSNVSGISSEIGMDDQSLDEQSLASNPESPQPQELEPVKKRRTRIPDKPNYSLNLWSIMKNCIGKELSKIPMPVNFNEPISMLQRLSEDLEYSELLDKAAKCQSSLEQLCYVAAFTVSSYSTTVHRTGKPFNPLLGETFELDRIQESGYRSLCEQVSHHPPAAAHHVISERGWTLRQEIALASKFRGKYLSIMPLGTIHCIFEKSNNHYTWKKVTTTVHNIIVGKLWIDQSGEIDVVNHKTGDRCHLKFAPYSYFSRDVARKVTGVVTDKEGKAHYVLSGTWDEKMEFSRVMQSSRGGENGTEGRQKTVYQTLKARELWRKNPLPEGAETMYYFSSLALTLNESEDGVAPTDSRLRPDQRLMEQGRWEEANAEKQRLEEKQRSVRREREREAARTTNPTEEAVIEDSINDSPLKNETDEVTGENVGIPSKTDADETTSSDISLSTETLPGPPSFPMNDMEGSHGAPVKSTHQDNYKPLWFERCDDPVSGEATFTYSGGYWEAKDQCSWEQCPDIF is encoded by the exons ATGTCGGAGCCCAAGGCGCCTGCTCCTGCACCCGGAGATACGTACAAAGGCtggcttttcaaatggaccaattACATCAAGGGTTACCAGCGACGATGGTTCGTCCTGAGCAACGGCCTGCTCTCCTATTACAG GACCCAGGCAGAGATGGGTCACACATGCCGGGGCACCATTAACCTGGCTACAGCAAACATTGCTGTGGAGGACTCCTGCAATTTTGTCATCTCTAATGGTGGGGCACAGACTTACCACTTAAAGGCAAGTTCTGAGGTGGAGCGCCAGCGATGGATCACTGCCTTGGAGTTGGCTAAAGCCAAGGCTGTCCGTATGCAGGCTGAATCAG ATGACTCTGGAGATGATTGCCCTACATCACCAACTGCCTCAGGTCAAGGGGGAACTTCTCGCAACTCAGAGGTGCAGTCTACATTGCGTACCCTTGGAAGCAAGGTGGAGGATCTAAGCACCTGCAATGACCTTATCGCTAAACATGGTTCTGCAttgcagag ATCTTTGTCTGAGTTGGAGGGTGTGAAACTAGGTGGAGAGACCGGTGATAAGATAAGACAGGTGACCGAGAGGGCCACTCTCTTCCGGATCACCTCCAATGCCATGATTAAT GCTTGTAGGGACTTTCTGGCTCTGGCCCAGGCCCACAGCAAACGCTGGCAGAAGGCCTTACAGGCAGAGCGTGAGCAGCGGGTACGGCTGGAAGAGACACTTGAGCAGCTGGCTAAGCAGCACAACCACCTAGAGAGAGCCTTTAGGGGCGCAACAGTATTGCCTTCATCACAGAGCAAACCTGCTGCAGACAGCAAAG GCTCTGGTTCAGGAAAGGGTGATGTtagtgatgaagatgatgaaaatGAGTTCTTTGATGCAATGGAGGATGTACAAGAATTCATCACAGTCCCTGCAGACCCCAAGTATCACAG ATCGGGCAGTAATGTTAGTGGGATCAGCAGTGAGATTGGAATGGACGACCAGTCG CTAGATGAGCAGTCTCTGGCATCCAATCCAGAGTCTCCACAGCCACAGGAGCTAGAGCCTGTCAAGAAGAGGAGAACACGTATTCCTGATAAACCAAACTACTCCCTCAACTTGTGGAGTATAATGAAGAACTGCATTGGCAAGGAGCTCTCCAAAATACCAATGCCT GTGAATTTCAATGAGCCCATCTCCATGCTACAGCGCCTGTCTGAAGATCTTGAGTACTCAGAGTTGCTTGATAAGGCAGCTAAGTGTCAGAGCTCTCTGGAGCAGCTGTGCTATGTAGCGGCATTCACAGTCTCCTCTTACTCTACCACTGTGCACCGTACAGGCAAGCCCTTCAACCCACTTCTAGGGGAGACCTTTGAGCTGGACAGAATACAGGAGAGTGGCTACCGGTCTCTGTGTGAACAG GTTAGTCATCACCCTCCCGCAGCAGCTCATCATGTCATCTCAGAGCGTGGCTGGACTCTTAGGCAAGAAATTGCCCTTGCCAGCAAATTTAGGGGAAAATACCTTTCTATCATGCCACTTG GCACTATTCACTGTATCTTTGAGAAAAGCAACAACCATTACACATGGAAGAAGGTGACCACCACTGTGCACAACATCATCGTTGGCAAGCTGTGGATAGATCAG tcAGGAGAGATTGATGTGGTCAATCACAAAACAGGTGATCGCTGTCACCTCAAATTTGCACCCTATAGCTACTTCTCCAGGGATGTGGCAAGAAAG GTAACTGGTGTCGTAACAGATAAAGAAGGGAAGGCTCACTATGTTCTGTCTGGTACATGGGACGAGAAGATGGAGTTTTCGAGAGTAATGCAAAGCAGTCGAGGAGGAGAGAATGGTACAGAGGGTAGACAGAAAACTGTCTACCAAACCCTAAAAGCCAGAGAACTCTGGAGGAAGAACCCTTtgcc GGAAGGGGCTGAGACCATGTATTACTTCTCATCACTGGCACTGACTCTGAATGAGTCTGAAGATGGTGTGGCACCAACAGACAGTCGACTGCGCCCTGACCAGCGTCTGATGGAGCAGGGCCGCTGGGAGGAGGCAAATGCTGAAAAGCAGAGACTAGAGGAGAAGCAGCGTAGCGTCCGACgcgagagagaaagggaggctGCACGCACCACCAACCCCACAGAGGAGG CTGTCATTGAGGATTCCATTAATGACTCGCCTCTAAAAA ATGAGACAGATGAGGTTACTGGTGAAAACGTTGGGATACCAAGCAAAA CTGATGCAGATGAAACCACATCTTCTGACATCTCTCTCTCAA CTGAAACACTGCCTGGTCCACCATCATTTCCAA TGAATGACATGGAAGGGTCTCATGGAGCTCCGGTCAAAA GCACCCATCAAGACAACTACAAGCCCCTGTGGTTTGAGCGATGTGATGATCCAGTCTCGGGAGAGGCCACATTTACCTATAGTGGAGGCTACTGGGAGGCCAAGGACCAGTGCAGCTGGGAGCAATGCCCTGACATCTTCTGA